In Rhododendron vialii isolate Sample 1 chromosome 9a, ASM3025357v1, the following are encoded in one genomic region:
- the LOC131300959 gene encoding pentatricopeptide repeat-containing protein At5g27270 isoform X1: MEALKSSFIFPTPPYPNPFQKTSTTTTTTVFYCSNEWSLSDGNPNKPKDDKARRINKQEAQHLTQLRRRHSSSNQNPNKKWIKRTPEQMLRYIQDDRNGHLYGKHVVAAIQRVRSLSGKPYDMRQVMASFVAKLTFKEMCIVLKEQKGWRQVRDFFAWMKLQLSYRPSVIVYTIIVRIYGRVGKIKLAEQAFLEMLETRCEPDEVACGTMLCAYARWGHHRAMLAFYSAVQERGIMLPISVFNFMLSSLQKKSLHGNVTELWKQMVNTGVAPNHFTYTVVISSLVKGGLSEEAFKTFNEMKNLGFVPEEVTYSLLISLSCKNGNRDEALRLYEDMRVVGIVASNYTCASLLTIHYKSGDYSKAVSLFADMERNKIAADEVIHGLLIRIYGKLGLYEDARRTFEEIGKLGLLSSEKSYIAMAQVHLKSGDLEKALSTMEQMRSRNIGFSRFAFIVLLQCYIMKEDLASCEVTYEALSKTGPPDTISCNNMINLYMRWGLTEKAKDFVMQIRRDGVEFDEELLSNVMKIYCVEGMLGAVEQLIEEMRHNELFNSKFVQTFLLAMHGESRRPSEAKDNLEHLDQHGSLAFELLFILYLACDNSLKTEETLKLVLKTTNNGLSVASQLVNKLIKEGDIMKAESLYKLLIEQGCIPEHVASTSLISFYGKQRKPKQAREVFEMAADSPANAKLLCNSMIDAYVKGGQLEAAYLFYKEVSKGGHDLGAVAISKIVNALINGGKYREAENVVQCSFRDNLVLDTVAYNTFIKAMLQAGKLHEAASIYERMLSLGVTPSLKTYSIMISVHGRRRNLDKAVEMFNMARSMGVPLDERAYSNLISCYGKAGKVHEASLLFSEMQGEGIKPGKVSYSTMMNIYATAGLYGKTEEVFQAMQKDGCLPDSLTYLDLVQAFTKGLKYAEAEQAIISMQQRGIPPSCAHFKLVLSAFTKAGLMIEAKRVYGELITAGLRPDLTCCRTMLRGYMDYGHVEEGISLLESLRGSMGPDRFMMSAAVHLYKSAGMELRAEEILNSMNSMGIPFLKNLEVELKMKAP; encoded by the exons ATGGAAGCCCTCAAATCATCCTTCATCTTCCCAACCCCTCCTTATCCAAATCCCTTCCAAAAAacaagcaccaccaccaccaccaccgtcttCTACTGCTCAAACGAGTGGTCTCTCAGCGACGGAAACCCCAACAAACCAAAAGACGACAAGGCCCGTCGCATAAATAAACAAGAGGCCCAACACCTAACCCAGTTGAGGAGGAGGCATAGTAGTAGTAACCAAAACCCCAACAAGAAATGGATAAAGAGGACTCCTGAGCAGATGCTTCGTTACATACAGGATGATAGGAATGGACATTTGTACGGTAAACATGTCGTCGCTGCCATTCAGAGGGTTCGCAGTCTTAGCGGGAAGCCGTACGATATGAGGCAAGTCATGGCCTCTTTTGTTGCTAAGCTTACCTTCAAAGAGATGTGTATTGTTTTAAAGGAGCAGAAGGGCTGGAGACAAGTTAGGGATTTTTTTGCTTGGATGAAATTGCAG TTGAGCTACCGGCCAAGTGTTATTGTATATACAATCATTGTGCGCATATACGGCCGAGTTGGCAAAATAAAGCTTGCTGAACAGGCCTTCTTGGAGATGCTTGAAACCAGATGTGAACCGGATGAGGTTGCTTGTGGTACCATGCTGTGTGCTTATGCCAGATGGGGACACCACAGGGCTATGTTAGCATTTTATTCTGCTGTACAAGAGAGGGGTATCATGCTTCCTATTTCGGTTTTCAATTTTATGCTCTCATCTTTGCAAAAGAAATCACTCCATGGGAATGTTACTGAGTTGTGGAAGCAAATGGTTAATACAGGGGTTGCGCCTAACCATTTTACTTATACTGTTGTCATTAGCTCATTAGTGAAAGGTGGTCTCTCTGAAGAAGCTTTTAAGACGTTTAATGAGATGAAGAATTTGGGTTTTGTTCCCGAGGAGGTAACTTATAGCCTGCTTATCAGTTTAAGCTGCAAAAATGGTAACCGGGATGAAGCACTCAGACTTTATGAAGACATGAGAGTGGTAGGAATAGTTGCGAGTAATTATACATGTGCTTCTCTTCTAACCATACATTACAAAAGTGGTGATTATTCTAAAGCTGTTTCCCTGTTTGCGGACATGGAGAGAAACAAAATTGCTGCAGATGAAGTCATACATGGCTTACTTATTAGGATCTATGGCAAACTTGGTCTTTACGAAGATGCCAGGAGAACTTTTGAAGAGATTGGGAAGTTGGGCCTACTTAGCAGTGAGAAATCATATATAGCAATGGCTCAAGTCCATCTCAAATCAGGAGATCTTGAGAAAGCTTTGAGTACTATGGAACAAATGAGGTCTAGAAACATTGGGTTTTCAAGATTTGCTTTTATTGTGTTGTTGCAATGTTATATAATGAAGGAGGATTTGGCGTCTTGTGAAGTTACATACGAAGCTCTATCAAAGACTGGACCTCCTGACACTATTTCTTGCAATAACATGATCAACTTGTACATGAGATGGGGCTTAACTGAGAAGGCCAAGGATTTTGTTATGCAGATTAGGAGAGACGGTGTAGAATTTGACGAGGAGCTTCTCAGTAATGTCATGAAGATATATTGTGTGGAAGGGATGCTAGGAGCTGTAGAGCAGTTGATAGAAGAGATGAGGCATAATGAACTATTTAACAGTAAGTTTGTGCAAACATTTCTTTTGGCCATGCATGGAGAATCAAGGAGACCTAGCGAAGCAAAAGACAACTTGGAGCACTTGGACCAACACGGATCTCTAGCTTTTGAGCTGTTGTTTATTCTGTATTTGGCGTGTGATAATTCCCTTAAGACAGAAGAAACACTGAAATTGGTACTCAAGACAACCAATAATGGCTTGTCTGTAGCCAGTCAGCTTGTGAATAAATTGATCAAAGAAG GTGACATAATGAAAGCAGAAAGTCTTTACAAGCTACTGATTGAGCAAGGGTGTATTCCAGAGCATGTCGCAAGTACATCTTTGATCAGTTTCTATGGAAAACAACGAAAGCCAAAACAAGCCCGAGAAGTGTTTGAAATGGCAGCTGATTCCCCTGCAAATGCAAAACTGTTATGTAATTCAATGATTGACGCATATGTTAAAGGTGGTCAATTAGAAGCTGCATACCTTTTTTACAAGGAAGTATCTAAGGGGGGGCATGATTTGGGCGCTGTTGCTATCAGCAAGATTGTCAATGCCTTAATTAATGGCG GAAAATATCGAGAGGCGGAGAATGTCGTTCAGTGTAGCTTTCGGGATAACTTGGTTCTTGATACTGTGGCTTACAACACATTCATCAAAGCAATGCTACAAGCAG GTAAATTGCATGAAGCTGCCAGCATTTATGAGCGCATGCTTTCTTTGGGAGTCACTCCATCACTTAAAACATATAGCATTATGATCAG TGTGCATGGACGACGCCGAAATCTGGATAAGGCTGTTGAGATGTTCAACATGGCTCGAAGCATGGGGGTGCCCTTGGATGAGAGGGCATATAGCAATCTCATATCCTGCTATGGGAAGGCTG GTAAAGTTCATGAAGCATCCCTTTTGTTTAGCGAAATGCAGGGAGAAGGAATAAAACCTGGAAAG GTCAGCTATAGTACTATGATGAATATATATGCTACTGCAGGACTTTATGGTAAAACAGAGGAGGTATTCCAAGCTATGCAGAAAGATGGTTGCCTACCCGACTCATTGACCTACCTTGATCTAGTTCAAGCCTTTACCAAGGGACTGAAATACGCTGAGGCAGAGCAAGCCATAATTTCGATGCAGCAAAGAGGAATTCCCCCTTCCTGTGCTCATTTTAAACTTGTACTCTCTGCTTTTACAAAAGCTGGTTTGATGATTGAAGCTAAAAGGGTTTATGGAGAGCTCATAACAGCTGGTTTAAGACCTGATCTCACATGTTGCCGGACCATGCTGAGAGGTTACATGGACTATGGGCATGTGGAAGAAGGCATCTCCCTCCTTGAAAGCTTAAGAGGTTCAATGGGACCGGACAGGTTTATGATGAGTGCAGCTGTTCATTTGTACAAGTCAGCAGGCATGGAACTCAGAGCTGAAGAAATTTTGAACTCCATGAACAGTATGGGGATTCCATTCCTGAAAAACCTGGAGGTTGAATTAAAGATGAAGGCTCCCTGA
- the LOC131300959 gene encoding pentatricopeptide repeat-containing protein At5g27270 isoform X2, with translation MEALKSSFIFPTPPYPNPFQKTSTTTTTTVFYCSNEWSLSDGNPNKPKDDKARRINKQEAQHLTQLRRRHSSSNQNPNKKWIKRTPEQMLRYIQDDRNGHLYGKHVVAAIQRVRSLSGKPYDMRQVMASFVAKLTFKEMCIVLKEQKGWRQVRDFFAWMKLQLSYRPSVIVYTIIVRIYGRVGKIKLAEQAFLEMLETRCEPDEVACGTMLCAYARWGHHRAMLAFYSAVQERGIMLPISVFNFMLSSLQKKSLHGNVTELWKQMVNTGVAPNHFTYTVVISSLVKGGLSEEAFKTFNEMKNLGFVPEEVTYSLLISLSCKNGNRDEALRLYEDMRVVGIVASNYTCASLLTIHYKSGDYSKAVSLFADMERNKIAADEVIHGLLIRIYGKLGLYEDARRTFEEIGKLGLLSSEKSYIAMAQVHLKSGDLEKALSTMEQMRSRNIGFSRFAFIVLLQCYIMKEDLASCEVTYEALSKTGPPDTISCNNMINLYMRWGLTEKAKDFVMQIRRDGVEFDEELLSNVMKIYCVEGMLGAVEQLIEEMRHNELFNSDIMKAESLYKLLIEQGCIPEHVASTSLISFYGKQRKPKQAREVFEMAADSPANAKLLCNSMIDAYVKGGQLEAAYLFYKEVSKGGHDLGAVAISKIVNALINGGKYREAENVVQCSFRDNLVLDTVAYNTFIKAMLQAGKLHEAASIYERMLSLGVTPSLKTYSIMISVHGRRRNLDKAVEMFNMARSMGVPLDERAYSNLISCYGKAGKVHEASLLFSEMQGEGIKPGKVSYSTMMNIYATAGLYGKTEEVFQAMQKDGCLPDSLTYLDLVQAFTKGLKYAEAEQAIISMQQRGIPPSCAHFKLVLSAFTKAGLMIEAKRVYGELITAGLRPDLTCCRTMLRGYMDYGHVEEGISLLESLRGSMGPDRFMMSAAVHLYKSAGMELRAEEILNSMNSMGIPFLKNLEVELKMKAP, from the exons ATGGAAGCCCTCAAATCATCCTTCATCTTCCCAACCCCTCCTTATCCAAATCCCTTCCAAAAAacaagcaccaccaccaccaccaccgtcttCTACTGCTCAAACGAGTGGTCTCTCAGCGACGGAAACCCCAACAAACCAAAAGACGACAAGGCCCGTCGCATAAATAAACAAGAGGCCCAACACCTAACCCAGTTGAGGAGGAGGCATAGTAGTAGTAACCAAAACCCCAACAAGAAATGGATAAAGAGGACTCCTGAGCAGATGCTTCGTTACATACAGGATGATAGGAATGGACATTTGTACGGTAAACATGTCGTCGCTGCCATTCAGAGGGTTCGCAGTCTTAGCGGGAAGCCGTACGATATGAGGCAAGTCATGGCCTCTTTTGTTGCTAAGCTTACCTTCAAAGAGATGTGTATTGTTTTAAAGGAGCAGAAGGGCTGGAGACAAGTTAGGGATTTTTTTGCTTGGATGAAATTGCAG TTGAGCTACCGGCCAAGTGTTATTGTATATACAATCATTGTGCGCATATACGGCCGAGTTGGCAAAATAAAGCTTGCTGAACAGGCCTTCTTGGAGATGCTTGAAACCAGATGTGAACCGGATGAGGTTGCTTGTGGTACCATGCTGTGTGCTTATGCCAGATGGGGACACCACAGGGCTATGTTAGCATTTTATTCTGCTGTACAAGAGAGGGGTATCATGCTTCCTATTTCGGTTTTCAATTTTATGCTCTCATCTTTGCAAAAGAAATCACTCCATGGGAATGTTACTGAGTTGTGGAAGCAAATGGTTAATACAGGGGTTGCGCCTAACCATTTTACTTATACTGTTGTCATTAGCTCATTAGTGAAAGGTGGTCTCTCTGAAGAAGCTTTTAAGACGTTTAATGAGATGAAGAATTTGGGTTTTGTTCCCGAGGAGGTAACTTATAGCCTGCTTATCAGTTTAAGCTGCAAAAATGGTAACCGGGATGAAGCACTCAGACTTTATGAAGACATGAGAGTGGTAGGAATAGTTGCGAGTAATTATACATGTGCTTCTCTTCTAACCATACATTACAAAAGTGGTGATTATTCTAAAGCTGTTTCCCTGTTTGCGGACATGGAGAGAAACAAAATTGCTGCAGATGAAGTCATACATGGCTTACTTATTAGGATCTATGGCAAACTTGGTCTTTACGAAGATGCCAGGAGAACTTTTGAAGAGATTGGGAAGTTGGGCCTACTTAGCAGTGAGAAATCATATATAGCAATGGCTCAAGTCCATCTCAAATCAGGAGATCTTGAGAAAGCTTTGAGTACTATGGAACAAATGAGGTCTAGAAACATTGGGTTTTCAAGATTTGCTTTTATTGTGTTGTTGCAATGTTATATAATGAAGGAGGATTTGGCGTCTTGTGAAGTTACATACGAAGCTCTATCAAAGACTGGACCTCCTGACACTATTTCTTGCAATAACATGATCAACTTGTACATGAGATGGGGCTTAACTGAGAAGGCCAAGGATTTTGTTATGCAGATTAGGAGAGACGGTGTAGAATTTGACGAGGAGCTTCTCAGTAATGTCATGAAGATATATTGTGTGGAAGGGATGCTAGGAGCTGTAGAGCAGTTGATAGAAGAGATGAGGCATAATGAACTATTTAACA GTGACATAATGAAAGCAGAAAGTCTTTACAAGCTACTGATTGAGCAAGGGTGTATTCCAGAGCATGTCGCAAGTACATCTTTGATCAGTTTCTATGGAAAACAACGAAAGCCAAAACAAGCCCGAGAAGTGTTTGAAATGGCAGCTGATTCCCCTGCAAATGCAAAACTGTTATGTAATTCAATGATTGACGCATATGTTAAAGGTGGTCAATTAGAAGCTGCATACCTTTTTTACAAGGAAGTATCTAAGGGGGGGCATGATTTGGGCGCTGTTGCTATCAGCAAGATTGTCAATGCCTTAATTAATGGCG GAAAATATCGAGAGGCGGAGAATGTCGTTCAGTGTAGCTTTCGGGATAACTTGGTTCTTGATACTGTGGCTTACAACACATTCATCAAAGCAATGCTACAAGCAG GTAAATTGCATGAAGCTGCCAGCATTTATGAGCGCATGCTTTCTTTGGGAGTCACTCCATCACTTAAAACATATAGCATTATGATCAG TGTGCATGGACGACGCCGAAATCTGGATAAGGCTGTTGAGATGTTCAACATGGCTCGAAGCATGGGGGTGCCCTTGGATGAGAGGGCATATAGCAATCTCATATCCTGCTATGGGAAGGCTG GTAAAGTTCATGAAGCATCCCTTTTGTTTAGCGAAATGCAGGGAGAAGGAATAAAACCTGGAAAG GTCAGCTATAGTACTATGATGAATATATATGCTACTGCAGGACTTTATGGTAAAACAGAGGAGGTATTCCAAGCTATGCAGAAAGATGGTTGCCTACCCGACTCATTGACCTACCTTGATCTAGTTCAAGCCTTTACCAAGGGACTGAAATACGCTGAGGCAGAGCAAGCCATAATTTCGATGCAGCAAAGAGGAATTCCCCCTTCCTGTGCTCATTTTAAACTTGTACTCTCTGCTTTTACAAAAGCTGGTTTGATGATTGAAGCTAAAAGGGTTTATGGAGAGCTCATAACAGCTGGTTTAAGACCTGATCTCACATGTTGCCGGACCATGCTGAGAGGTTACATGGACTATGGGCATGTGGAAGAAGGCATCTCCCTCCTTGAAAGCTTAAGAGGTTCAATGGGACCGGACAGGTTTATGATGAGTGCAGCTGTTCATTTGTACAAGTCAGCAGGCATGGAACTCAGAGCTGAAGAAATTTTGAACTCCATGAACAGTATGGGGATTCCATTCCTGAAAAACCTGGAGGTTGAATTAAAGATGAAGGCTCCCTGA
- the LOC131300959 gene encoding pentatricopeptide repeat-containing protein At5g27270 isoform X3, protein MLEQLSYRPSVIVYTIIVRIYGRVGKIKLAEQAFLEMLETRCEPDEVACGTMLCAYARWGHHRAMLAFYSAVQERGIMLPISVFNFMLSSLQKKSLHGNVTELWKQMVNTGVAPNHFTYTVVISSLVKGGLSEEAFKTFNEMKNLGFVPEEVTYSLLISLSCKNGNRDEALRLYEDMRVVGIVASNYTCASLLTIHYKSGDYSKAVSLFADMERNKIAADEVIHGLLIRIYGKLGLYEDARRTFEEIGKLGLLSSEKSYIAMAQVHLKSGDLEKALSTMEQMRSRNIGFSRFAFIVLLQCYIMKEDLASCEVTYEALSKTGPPDTISCNNMINLYMRWGLTEKAKDFVMQIRRDGVEFDEELLSNVMKIYCVEGMLGAVEQLIEEMRHNELFNSKFVQTFLLAMHGESRRPSEAKDNLEHLDQHGSLAFELLFILYLACDNSLKTEETLKLVLKTTNNGLSVASQLVNKLIKEGDIMKAESLYKLLIEQGCIPEHVASTSLISFYGKQRKPKQAREVFEMAADSPANAKLLCNSMIDAYVKGGQLEAAYLFYKEVSKGGHDLGAVAISKIVNALINGGKYREAENVVQCSFRDNLVLDTVAYNTFIKAMLQAGKLHEAASIYERMLSLGVTPSLKTYSIMISVHGRRRNLDKAVEMFNMARSMGVPLDERAYSNLISCYGKAGKVHEASLLFSEMQGEGIKPGKVSYSTMMNIYATAGLYGKTEEVFQAMQKDGCLPDSLTYLDLVQAFTKGLKYAEAEQAIISMQQRGIPPSCAHFKLVLSAFTKAGLMIEAKRVYGELITAGLRPDLTCCRTMLRGYMDYGHVEEGISLLESLRGSMGPDRFMMSAAVHLYKSAGMELRAEEILNSMNSMGIPFLKNLEVELKMKAP, encoded by the exons ATGCTTGAGCAGTTGAGCTACCGGCCAAGTGTTATTGTATATACAATCATTGTGCGCATATACGGCCGAGTTGGCAAAATAAAGCTTGCTGAACAGGCCTTCTTGGAGATGCTTGAAACCAGATGTGAACCGGATGAGGTTGCTTGTGGTACCATGCTGTGTGCTTATGCCAGATGGGGACACCACAGGGCTATGTTAGCATTTTATTCTGCTGTACAAGAGAGGGGTATCATGCTTCCTATTTCGGTTTTCAATTTTATGCTCTCATCTTTGCAAAAGAAATCACTCCATGGGAATGTTACTGAGTTGTGGAAGCAAATGGTTAATACAGGGGTTGCGCCTAACCATTTTACTTATACTGTTGTCATTAGCTCATTAGTGAAAGGTGGTCTCTCTGAAGAAGCTTTTAAGACGTTTAATGAGATGAAGAATTTGGGTTTTGTTCCCGAGGAGGTAACTTATAGCCTGCTTATCAGTTTAAGCTGCAAAAATGGTAACCGGGATGAAGCACTCAGACTTTATGAAGACATGAGAGTGGTAGGAATAGTTGCGAGTAATTATACATGTGCTTCTCTTCTAACCATACATTACAAAAGTGGTGATTATTCTAAAGCTGTTTCCCTGTTTGCGGACATGGAGAGAAACAAAATTGCTGCAGATGAAGTCATACATGGCTTACTTATTAGGATCTATGGCAAACTTGGTCTTTACGAAGATGCCAGGAGAACTTTTGAAGAGATTGGGAAGTTGGGCCTACTTAGCAGTGAGAAATCATATATAGCAATGGCTCAAGTCCATCTCAAATCAGGAGATCTTGAGAAAGCTTTGAGTACTATGGAACAAATGAGGTCTAGAAACATTGGGTTTTCAAGATTTGCTTTTATTGTGTTGTTGCAATGTTATATAATGAAGGAGGATTTGGCGTCTTGTGAAGTTACATACGAAGCTCTATCAAAGACTGGACCTCCTGACACTATTTCTTGCAATAACATGATCAACTTGTACATGAGATGGGGCTTAACTGAGAAGGCCAAGGATTTTGTTATGCAGATTAGGAGAGACGGTGTAGAATTTGACGAGGAGCTTCTCAGTAATGTCATGAAGATATATTGTGTGGAAGGGATGCTAGGAGCTGTAGAGCAGTTGATAGAAGAGATGAGGCATAATGAACTATTTAACAGTAAGTTTGTGCAAACATTTCTTTTGGCCATGCATGGAGAATCAAGGAGACCTAGCGAAGCAAAAGACAACTTGGAGCACTTGGACCAACACGGATCTCTAGCTTTTGAGCTGTTGTTTATTCTGTATTTGGCGTGTGATAATTCCCTTAAGACAGAAGAAACACTGAAATTGGTACTCAAGACAACCAATAATGGCTTGTCTGTAGCCAGTCAGCTTGTGAATAAATTGATCAAAGAAG GTGACATAATGAAAGCAGAAAGTCTTTACAAGCTACTGATTGAGCAAGGGTGTATTCCAGAGCATGTCGCAAGTACATCTTTGATCAGTTTCTATGGAAAACAACGAAAGCCAAAACAAGCCCGAGAAGTGTTTGAAATGGCAGCTGATTCCCCTGCAAATGCAAAACTGTTATGTAATTCAATGATTGACGCATATGTTAAAGGTGGTCAATTAGAAGCTGCATACCTTTTTTACAAGGAAGTATCTAAGGGGGGGCATGATTTGGGCGCTGTTGCTATCAGCAAGATTGTCAATGCCTTAATTAATGGCG GAAAATATCGAGAGGCGGAGAATGTCGTTCAGTGTAGCTTTCGGGATAACTTGGTTCTTGATACTGTGGCTTACAACACATTCATCAAAGCAATGCTACAAGCAG GTAAATTGCATGAAGCTGCCAGCATTTATGAGCGCATGCTTTCTTTGGGAGTCACTCCATCACTTAAAACATATAGCATTATGATCAG TGTGCATGGACGACGCCGAAATCTGGATAAGGCTGTTGAGATGTTCAACATGGCTCGAAGCATGGGGGTGCCCTTGGATGAGAGGGCATATAGCAATCTCATATCCTGCTATGGGAAGGCTG GTAAAGTTCATGAAGCATCCCTTTTGTTTAGCGAAATGCAGGGAGAAGGAATAAAACCTGGAAAG GTCAGCTATAGTACTATGATGAATATATATGCTACTGCAGGACTTTATGGTAAAACAGAGGAGGTATTCCAAGCTATGCAGAAAGATGGTTGCCTACCCGACTCATTGACCTACCTTGATCTAGTTCAAGCCTTTACCAAGGGACTGAAATACGCTGAGGCAGAGCAAGCCATAATTTCGATGCAGCAAAGAGGAATTCCCCCTTCCTGTGCTCATTTTAAACTTGTACTCTCTGCTTTTACAAAAGCTGGTTTGATGATTGAAGCTAAAAGGGTTTATGGAGAGCTCATAACAGCTGGTTTAAGACCTGATCTCACATGTTGCCGGACCATGCTGAGAGGTTACATGGACTATGGGCATGTGGAAGAAGGCATCTCCCTCCTTGAAAGCTTAAGAGGTTCAATGGGACCGGACAGGTTTATGATGAGTGCAGCTGTTCATTTGTACAAGTCAGCAGGCATGGAACTCAGAGCTGAAGAAATTTTGAACTCCATGAACAGTATGGGGATTCCATTCCTGAAAAACCTGGAGGTTGAATTAAAGATGAAGGCTCCCTGA
- the LOC131300960 gene encoding NADH dehydrogenase [ubiquinone] iron-sulfur protein 6, mitochondrial, whose product MAGCGRKVGFAMASNLMRTLTRTGSSSKFPSNSRSLSGGFASSEIITSHTDKWMQDTSKKSPMELINEVPPIKVEGRIVACEAGNPALGHPIEFICLDLDEPAICKYCGLRYVQDHGHHHH is encoded by the exons ATGGCGGGATGCGGAAGAAAAGTGGGGTTCGCGATGGCGTCGAATCTGATGAGAACCCTAACGCGAACGGGATCCTCCTCCAAATTTCCTTCAAATTCGAGAAGTCTCAGCGGCGGCTTTGCTAGCAGCGAAATCATCACCTCCCACACCGACAAATGGATGCAG GATACAAGCAAGAAATCTCCCATGGAATTGATCAATGAAGTTCCACCCATCAAGGTTGAGGGAAGAATTGTTGCTTGCGAAGcagg CAATCCTGCACTCGGGCATCCAATTGAGTTCATTTGCCTTGACCTTGATGAGCCAGCTATCTGCAAATATTGTGGTTTACGTTATGTTCAAGACCAtggccaccatcaccactaa